ATATGCTAGGCAAACCACATCATCAGCTCGATAGCCGATCGAACCGTCGTGTCCGCTTTCATCACGAACATCCTGGTGTTAATTAGCACCGCGAAGCACTCGTCTGCCATAGGCAAGGCCTCTCATGGTCTCAGGGTACCCCCGCATAGTCAAAAATCAGTCCTTTTTAGGTGCCATATTAGTTTCAAGTTTCACAATTCACTTGACATAACTCATCTGCCTGAAGGTTTTGACCACCTTTGGACGTGACACTAACTCAATTTTGACTTGGTACATCTATATTCCTTAGTGGGAGAAAATGTCTGCGTGCTGACGATGGCGCGTGAACGACATGTACAGTGACGAGCGCTGTGCGATCGACTACCTTATGTTGTTTGAGGTGATAAGTGCGTGCACAATCGCTCGTCAAAGCTATTGTAGTATCCGTGTCATTGCTGGTGATCGGCTTCGTCATCACCCTTGCGGCTCCGTTCGGCGTGGAGGCGCAGGGGCCGAAGCCCTTGACCGACACGGAGTGCCTGGGTTGTCACGGCAACCAGGATGCCTCTGTTACGCTGCCCAGCGGCGAGCCGCTCTCGCTGTTCGTCAACGGCCCGAAGTTCGCGCAGTCGGTGCACGGCCAGAAGTCCGTCAAATGCGTGGACTGCCACACCGACATCACCTCGTTTCCGCATCCACCGATGTACTCGCGCACCCGCCGCGATGTGACGCTGCTCAAATACACGCAGTGTCGCAAATGCCACGAAGGGAACTACAGCAAATCGCTGGACGGCGTGCACTCCAAGGCGATCGCGGCCGGCGACCAGCAGGCGGCCGTCTGTACCGACTGCCACGGCGCGCACGAAGTGACGAAGCCGAACCAGCCGCGCGCGCGCATCCCGCAGACGTGCGCGCAGTGCCACAGCACGATCTACGACGACTACGCCAAGACCGTGCATGGCGCGGCGCTGCTGGACGACAGCAACCCGGACGTGCCGACCTGCGTGGACTGCCACGGCATTCACAACATCAACGACCCGACCACGGTGGCGTTTCGCTTGAAGTCGCCGGAGTTATGCGCCCGGTGCCA
This is a stretch of genomic DNA from Chloroflexota bacterium. It encodes these proteins:
- a CDS encoding cytochrome c3 family protein, whose translation is MSLLVIGFVITLAAPFGVEAQGPKPLTDTECLGCHGNQDASVTLPSGEPLSLFVNGPKFAQSVHGQKSVKCVDCHTDITSFPHPPMYSRTRRDVTLLKYTQCRKCHEGNYSKSLDGVHSKAIAAGDQQAAVCTDCHGAHEVTKPNQPRARIPQTCAQCHSTIYDDYAKTVHGAALLDDSNPDVPTCVDCHGIHNINDPTTVAFRLKSPELCARCHTDDKIMWKYKISTNVLNTYVADFHGTTVELFEKQSPDAATNKPVCFDCHGIHNIKKVDDPESTVFRKGNLLKTCQRCHPDATADSFTAAWMSHYNASADKYPLVYYVNLFYIILVPGTIGAMLLYIALDVYRRVRGRLAH